TGGAGGCTTGATTCATGAAGCGGACGCCTCGGATGGAACAACTGGAAGACCTACTCCGTCAGGACCCGGATGATCCCTTCCTTCGCTACGGTTTAGCTCTCGAATATGCGTCCGTGGGGGATGACGACACTTGCGCTCGGATGCTGTTAGAATTGATCGCCCGGCCAGCGGGTCCGCCTTACATTCCCGCTTACTTACAAGCAGGCCAGGTTTTGATCCGCCTCGAACGCTATGAGGAAGCCCGCGAGGTGTTGCGCCAGGGAATTGAGGCAGCCCAAGCAGCCGGTGATCCCCATGCGGCGGGAGAAATGCAGGGATTCCTCGACAGCATCACCTAAAGCCCTGACTCTAGCCGTGGGATTACCCAAAGCCGGTTATCGCAGTATCAGAACCGTTCCATCTGCCACGGTGGAGGGCCGTAGCCACCAGAATAGCATCAGCCCCGGCGGCTATCAGCCCTTGGCCGTCTCGCGGATTCCGCACTCCTCCCCCGGCTACGATTTCCACCTCCGGCCAGCGCTGGCGAATGGACCGGACCAGAGCACAGATCCCCTCCACCCCGCTTTCCGTTCCCACCCGCGCAACATCGATCACGACCAAACCCGGATAACCGACAGCGCGAACTCGGTCCACCAGGGCGAGGACCGCTTCCGGACCGGAAACGTCCCACCTCTGATACCCGTCCGCCAATCGCCCCTGACGCAAATCGAGGGAGAACAGCGGCCGCCGCGCCTGCCATCGCGGGAGCAACATCGCGTGTTCCTCTGCGGACCAACCCGCCTCCAGGGGCAACACCGGCCGCACGTTCGGTGGTAACTCCCGGCTCAACTGCCGGCCACGGTCCAAGAGGATTTCACACTCCGGCAATTCGTGGAGCAATTGCGTCACAGCTTCACTGGGAGCTTCTCCCAAAAGGGCATCCAGATCGGCCACGTAGAGCCGGGTTGAACCCGCTGTTTGAAGCAATTGGAGTGCGGTGTGTCTGAGCGTTTGGCCAATGAGCGGGGACCGCAAGGTACGATAGGATTGCCTGTCACCTGCCCGTGCATGGACCACCTCGCCGCGCCGAATGTCCATGACCGGGATCAACCGTCCCGGCGCGATCATGGCCGCCTCCCTACCCGCTGCTGGCGATGCCGGTGGCGGCCCGGCTGGTCCTTCCTCGAGGAACACCCTTCGAGTAACACCAGCGTTTCGAATAACAACAGCGTTCTGGGTAACGTGAGCGGCCTAAAACCTAACAAGGCGGGCATGCTCTTCTCAATGAGGTGGGAAAAAGCCCGGGGCAGGACGGAACATCCTATCCACGGCAGCGCAGGAAAAGCAGTTGGGTATGCCATGGCAGCTGGCGGGAAAGCGAGGGGTTGGCCAAATCGGCAAAAAGTATTATATTACCAGTCTTCGGCCCCTGAAAAATGGGAGTGGGGTCTATCTGGGTTCGTTACGGAGGGTTGGCCTCGTCATGCCACGAGTGTGCGTGAGGGTTGCCGAATCCCCGGAGGAGGCGCCGTGACTACTGCATTGAGCACGATCGTTGATGTCAAAGCTCTGTTGGACGCCGGGGTCCATTATGGGCACCGCGCCAGTCGCTGGAACCCCAAAATGCGGCCGTACATCTACGGCAAGCGGAATGGCATACACATCATTGACCTGCGCGAAACAGCACGGGGTCTGTTGCGAGCGTACAAGTACCTGGTTCGCGTCGTCAGCCATGGCGGTGTCGTGCTATTTGTCGGGACGAAACGGCAGGCCAAGGAGATCATCGAACGCGAAGCCCAGCGTTGCGGCATGCCCTATGTCAGTGAACGTTGGCTCGGCGGAACCTTGACCAACAACCGGACGATTCGCGCCCGCGTCAAACGCCTTCAGGAACTGGAAGCGATGTGGCTCCCCGCCGGTGTCAATCCCAACAAAGAAGACCTCAATGCCTACATCGAAAAGATGATGACGGAAACCGGCAAACTCGATCCGGCGAAGGCGCCCGAAAGTGCCGATATTCGCACGCACTCCAAGAAAATGATCGCTCAACTGAGCCGGGAATTACTCAAGATCCGCCGCAACCTCAAGGGCATCCGCGATATGGTCAAGCTGCCGGAAGCCCTGGTCATCGTGGACCCGAAAAAAGAGCACAACGCGGTCCGCGAAGCCCGGCGCATGGGCATCCCCACCATCGCCTTGATCGACACCGACAGCGACCCCGATGAGGTCGATCTGCCGATCCCCGGCAATGACGACAGCATCCGCTCGATCGAGATCATCATTTCCAAGTTGGCCGACGCCTGCTTGGAGGGGGCCGCCGCCTTGCCTCCGGAACAACGGGCCATGATCAAGCCCCGTCCCAGCCGTGCCAGCAGTGTGGTGCCTGCTTCTGCCACGACTTCCGGCAACGGCAACCACAGTACACGGGACGCTGCCTCCGAAGCAGCCACGGCCACACATTCCGCATCCGCCCCGACGGCCTGAGGATTCTGACTGAGGAGACCGACAACCATGAGCACACCCATTACGCCTCAACTGGTCAAACAACTGCGCGATCGCACCGACCAGCCCATGGGCTTATGCAAGCAAGCCCTCGAACAGAGCGGCGGCGACATCGATAAAGCCATCGAGTGGCTGCGGGCCCAGAATGCCAAAATGGGCGTCAAGCGCGAAGGCAGCGAGACCGCGGAAGGCCGCATCGGCTTGTTCTATGACAACACCCAGCGCATCGCCGCTATCGTGGAGGTACGCTGCGAAACAGCCCCCTCCGCGAAAAGCGACCCCTTCATCGCTCTGGTCAACGATTTGGCCCGGCACATCGCCTCCAGTCAGGCCGCCGATGTTCCCACTCTTCTGGCGGAACGTTACGACGCCCGCGGCACTGTTCAGGACCGCCTCAATGACGCCATGGGAGTCATCCGCGAAAAAATGGTCATACACCGCTTCGCCCGCCTCCAGGGCGGAATCTACGGCGGCTATGTCCACTTTGACGGAACCGTGGGAACACTCGTCGAGTGCCAAGGCAGCGGACCTAACGATGAACTGCTCCGCGACGTGGCTGCCCACATCACGGCCATGAACCCTCCCTACCGCACCCCCAGTGATGTGCCGGCTGAGGTGATCGAGAAGGAAAAGGCCTTGATCCGGGCGGAAATCGAAGCTGATCCGAAAAACGCGGGCAAACCGGCGAACATCCTAGACAAAATCGCCGAGGGGAAATTGAAAACTCGCCTGGCGGAGCTAGTCCTGAGTGAGCAGACTATGGCCAACGCCCAAAAATACCCCAACCTGACTGTTAGTGCTGCTTTGAAGAAGGCCGGACTGGAATTGACCCGCTTCGTCCGCTACAAAGTCGGTGCCATCAGCCTCGTGTGAGCGCTTCGGATAATCTTCACAGGTACGCTGGTTCCTGTAATCTCTGCGTGATGATTCGACCCCTGATATATTTGACCCGTAGGTAGTAAGGAGGACTCGACCCATATGCCCCACACCCAAAGCGCCTGGAAACGCATGCGGCAGAATGAGCGGCGTCGGCGCCGCAACCGCGCTTGGTATAAACGCATCAAGAAACAGCGCCGGGCCGCTGCGGAAGCCATTGCCACCAAAGATTCCCAGCAGATCCAAGAGCAATGGCGATTGACCCAACAACTGCTGGATCGCGCCGCCGACAAAGGGTACATCCATCCCAACAAGGCAGCACGGTTGAAATCCCGCCTGATCCGCAAAATCCGAGCCGCTCAAAAAGCGTCCGCCTCCACGGGCCAGAGCTAGCCTCCTTGGCGGTTCTTCGTCTTGGGCCAGCCCCCCGCGAGACGGGAGGCCCAGGGAGGATTGTAGAGGATTCCGGCGAGAGTCACCGGACCGAATCCAATACCAGCGGCACAAGGAGTTTTCCTTGGGCTGCATGGCCAATCCTTGCAAAGTGAACGGGTAGAAGACGGCAGCTCGAGAGTTGGCCTACCGATCGCAGAGAATCTGCCGCACCTCTGCCAAGGGAACATGATCCACCAGGCCGACTTCGCCGAGACATCGCGGAAGGACGAAGCGGAGGCGTCCGGCGGTGGCTTTTTTGTCCCGTTGCATCGCTGCCAGCAGGGCTTCCACGTCCCAATGGGGCAGTGGGCGGATTGGCAAATCAAATGCTCGGAGAAGCTGCTCCTGGCGTGACGGCAGGCTGTCATCTTCGAGATAGCCGAGGCGCTGCGCCAGACGGACGGCACACATCATCCCGGCCGCCACCGCCTCGCCGTGAAGCCAATGGTCCGCCGCTCCCACAATTTCAAAGGCATGCCCGAAGGTATGGCCGTAGTTGAGGATGGCCCGCAGGCCCGTCTCCTCATATTCATCCTGTTCCACCACCTCGGCCTTGATGCGACAACAGCGGGCGATGATGGACGGCAAGATGGAAGCGTGGCCATTCCGCAAAGCCGGAGCATGACATTCCAAAATCTCGAACAATTCCGCGTCCCGGATCACTCCGTATTTGACCACTTCCGCCAAGCCGCTGCGGTACTCCCGCACCGGCAAGGTTGCCAAGTGGTCCGTGTCGATCCACACTCCCTTCGGCTGATGGAAAGCCCCGATCAGGTTTTTGCCGCGGGGGTGATTGATGGCCGTTTTCCCGCCGACTGAGGAATCGACCATTGCCAACAAGGTAGTCGGAACCATGATCAACGGCAGGCCGCGATTGTAAGTCGCTGCGGCAAAACCGGCCAGGTCCCCTACCACTCCGCCTCCGACTGCGATCACCGGCGTGCGCCGGTCCGCTTTGAGTTCGTAAAGGGCATCGTAGAGCCGGGCAAGTTGTTCGAGAGATTTGGACTGTTCCCCCGCGGGAATTACGGCCAACGCGGTCCGAAAGCCGGCTTCCCCTAACGGAACGGTCAAAGGGGCGGCCAGCTTGCGGGTGTGCTCATCAGCGACGAGCAAGGCCGTCTGGGATTGCGGCAACAGTTCGCGCACAAAGAGGCCAAACTGGGCGGTCATGCCACGCCCCAAAACGATGTCATACGATCGCGGACCCAAGCGAACCGTTACGCGATCTTCTGCCAATTCACCGGAGGGAACAGGAGTCATGAGGCGTTACCTGGGGAGCCGTCAAGGCAGTGGCCAGGCGGAGGCAACAAAGAACCCGTAAGGCAGGGGGTGCTCCTGGACAGGAACACTGCGGAAAATTGATGCTCCACCTTGCCTAGATTAGCATATCAGGCATGGCTAGGGGTGGAGTGTGGTTCTTCGATCCCAGCAGTCCGGAATTCCCCAAGCGGAATGCGGCTTGGCGGGAGTTCTGGCGTGCTCCGCTCGTGCCGGTCGCCGGGAGTGCGACTGTCGGCCTGCTGGCCTCCCGCTATCTTCATGTCCCGCCGTGGGTATTCTGGTCCGCTTTTGCCGGCGGGTTAATCCTCTGGTGGGTGGCACGGCACGGCGACCGTTGGCGTTCCAGGCCACCGTGGGGATTGTGGCTGGCAGCGGCGGCACTGGCCGGCGTCTATCACCATCTTTACCGGGAAGAATATCCTGCGGATGACATAGCCGCCTTTGCGACAGATACTCCCCAAGCCCGGCGCATCCGCGCTTGGGTCTTGCAGGAACCGGTTTTTCGCTCCGCCAAAGCATCTTCCTTGACGCACGTGCAACCGCTGCCGACGACGAGCCTGCTGGTTCGCGTCGCTAGCATAGAAACCAGCGCCGGCTGGATTCCCGCTTCCGGGCGTGCACGCGTGACGATCGAAGGACACTTGGAGGCGATTCATGCTGGCGATGCCGTGGAGATTTTCGGACAACTCTCGCTTCCTCCACTCCCCGACAATCCGGGGCAAACCGACTGGCGCGGCCTGTATCGGGACGAGCGGATTACGGCGGTCCTGCGGGTGCGCCACTCTCCGGCTACGGTGACGCGCTGGGAAGCAGGACGATGGCAAAGCTGGCGTGGCATCCTGGGTTACTTGCAGCAGCGGGGGGAAGCAGCGCTACGGCAACACCTTGCCGAGCGCCAGGCTGGACTAGCGGCAGCCTTATTGCTCGGTGAGACCTCGGCCTTGGATCACGAAGAATGGGATGCTTACATTCGGACGGGCGTGGTTCATGTGTTGGCCATCTCCGGCTTCCACCTGACGGTTTTGGCTTCCTGGGTGTGGGTGTTGATGCGCGTCGCCGGTTGGCCCAGCCGGTCGGCCTCGCTGCTGGTGGTCGGGCTGGTTCTGTTTTACACCTGGCTGACGGGGGCGCGTCCTGCCACAGTACGGGCCGCAGCGATGATGTGTGCCTGGTGCTTGGCGTGGGGATTACGCCGCCCGCCGTGGCCCGCCAACATCTTCGCCTTGGCCTGGCTGATCGTCATCCTCGTGAAGCCCACCGATCCCTTCACGATCGGCTGCCAGATCTCGTTTCTGTCGGTCTTCGTGCTGATCTGGGCCGGTGGGCGCTGGCTGGCCCCGCGACCGCCCACGCCGTGGGAGCGTATTCGGGACCTCGGACGAAGTCCCGCGAGTCGTGCCCTGCGTTGGTGCGCCCGCAAGTTGGCACAGCTCTACCTGCTGTCGCTGCTCATGACCGTGGCCTTGGCCCCATTGCTCCTGTACTGGAAGAATGTCTTTTCTCCCGCCGGCGTACTGCTTGGCCCGCCTGTCATGTTCACCTCCTCTCTGGCTCTTATCAGCGGCTTTATGACCATGCTGGCAGCGATGCTGGGGGATTGGGCGGCCTATCTTCCAGGGCGGTTGACAGACTTCGTTCTCGCCCTCACCGCTTGGATGGTGCATCAGGTGGATAGTTGGGGTCAAGGGGTGGCTTACGCACCAGCTCCGGGAATCCTCTGGCTAATCGGCTTTTACCTCATTCTGGGTGTTGTGGTGTTCGCTCCCTCGCGGCGAGTTGTCCAAGGTCTGGCAGCCCTTTTGGTGTGGTCGCTGTTGGGTCTGATCGTGACGGTCCAACCCCGCACGTCGGACGAACTCCGAGTCACATTCCTCGCTGTGGGTCACGGCGGCTGTGTCGTCCTGGAAACTCCTGATGGCCGGACTTTGCTTTACGATGTAGGAAGCATGAGCGGCCCTCGAATAGTTTCGCAGATCGTCGCCCCGTACCTGTGGCACCGGGGAATCCGCCGGATCGACGAAGTATTCCTCTCCCATGGTGACATGGATCACTTCAACGGCTTGCCCGCTCTCCTTGCTTACTTTTCTGTTGGGCAGGTCAGTTGGACGCCGACTTTTGCCGACCGATCCACGCCAGGTGTCCAAGCGGTATTGGAAGCCATTCAACGTGCAGGGATTGCCACGCGTGTCATGGCCGCCGGCGAGAGTTTGGCCGCCGGAGATGTCCAACTGCACGTGCTCCATCCTCCGCCGCAGGGTCCCATCGGCACGGAGAATACCCGCAGCCTGACGCTGCTGGTGCAGTATGCCGGCCAAAGCATCGTGCTGACCGGTGATCTGGAAGGGATTGGACAAGAGATGGTGCAGCGTTGGCTGATTCCTCCGGTGGCTGTACTCATGGCTCCCCATCATGGTGGCAAGACGGCCAATGCTGCTGGGCGGACCGCCCAGGGAGAACTGGTCCCTTCGCCCTTGGGCCAGTGGGCCAGACCGCGCCTGGTTGTCTCTTGCCAGCGGACTAATCCTACCGACCACCTGCGTGCGGCGTACCCCACGGCAATCATCTGGGACACAGGCCGCTGTGGGGCCATCACAGTGCGCGTCCACACCACCGGAGTCACTGCGGAGGCCTTCCGCACCGGGGAAAAAATCGTGGTGGCTCGGCCGGAGCTTCCCTCCGTCCGCCGGGCAACGCCCACCCCTCACTGAGGCGGCCTGGAAGCCGAAAACTTGCGAACAGGGGTCAGCCCCAGTTTACCGCGGAAACGAGTTATTCCCCCTACCCTGCCCTGATCCCCTCAGAATGCCTTCCTGCTCGTCCGTCTATGCAGCTTCAGGGGTTTTTCCAATCCATCATTGAAACGCCGGTTATGCTTGCCATTTCGGGATCGTTGGGTAGTCTGCACTGAAGACAGCGCATCCGTCTCCTCGCAAGCAAGGTGCTACGGCGATGGGTTCCCTCTGGCGTTATTGTGTGTTTGTGAGTGCCGCCTTGTTGCTGGCGGTGTTACCTGCCTGCCATTCCCGGCGTGCGGACCGTATTACCATCGGTGTGGTTACAAACTGCGTCGCGGACTTTTGGCGGATTTGTGAAGCCGGCGCCACTAAAGCCGCCCAGGATTTTGATGTGGACCTTCAGTTCCGCGAGCCAGAGAAAGCCTTCGATGCCTCGGTGCAAATGCCCATCATCGAAGCCTGGGTCAAACAGGGTATCCACGGCATCGCCGTCAGCGTCATCGATCCCAAGGCTCAGACGGAAGACCTGGCCCGGATCGCGAAAAAAGTTCCCCTGATCACGATGGACAACGATGCGGAAGGTTCCGGCCGCCTCTGCTACATCGGTATCGATAACTACGAAGCGGGCAAAGCGGTCGGGCGCCTGGTGAAAAAGGCCCTGCCCCAAGGCGGCACCATTGCCATCTTCATTGGCAGCACAAAATCAGCCAATGGCAAAGCTCGCACCCAAGGAGTCCTGGACGAACTCGCGGGAGAAAAGGATGCGGTTGGCGAAGAGATGGCCCATCCCCACCGCCCGGATTTGAGGGTGCGGCGGTTCGGCCAATTCTATCTCGTCGATGGAGAAGCCAAAGAGGATAACAACCCCAACAATGCTCAACCTCTCGCTTCCAGCGTCTTGGCCCGCCTCAAGGGGTTGCCCCACCTCTGTGCTGTCGGATTGTATGCCTACAATCCCCCTGCTATTCTCGACGCCGCCAAATCCCGCTCCATGCACAAGGAACTCGTCATCATCGGCTTTGACGAAGATTGGGAAACTCTCAAGGCGATTGCCCAAGGGGAAATCCTGGCCACGGTCGTGCAAGACCCCTTCCAGTACGGCTATCAGTCCGTGGCCGCCCTCGCCGCCTACGCCCGCGGGGATTCCTCCAAGCTGGTGAAGGAACCGATTCCCTATCGCGTGGTGACCAAAGACGGAGGGCCGGACGAAACGATCACCACACCGCAAGGCACCCTAACTATCAAGAATCTGCCCGTCCAGGATTTCGAGGCCCGCTTGCGTGCGGACATCGCCTCCGTGAAAAAATGATCGGCCGGTCGCTTGGAATTGGCAGGACTTCCACCGTCGGACCTTCGACCGGCGGGACTTCTCCAGGGGGCGGGAGCCGGTCTAAGGAAAAAGTATCCGTTCCGGGAAGCATGCCCCGCCTCACTGATCCTGCCCCGACCGGCGGAGGTGGCTTTATTCCAGCAACGGCTTTCGCATTTCCGGGACCGAACGGGAGAGACGATGATCTCCACCATGAGCACCCCGCGCCTGGAAGTCTCAGGTATTCGTAAGCAGTTTCCTGGCGTTCTGGCTCTGGATGGCGTGTCTTTGCAAGTCGCAGCCGGGGAGGTCCTCGCCGTCGTTGGAGAAAACGGAGCAGGCAAGTCCACCCTAATGAAAATCATCGCTGGCTTGTATCCACCGGATCAAGGAACCATTCGCCTGGATGGCCAGCCGGTGCACTTTGCCAATCCGGCGGAAGCTATGGCGGCGGGAATCAGTTTGATCCACCAGGAATTGAATCTCGCCGAGAATCTCTCCGTTCAGGACAATCTGTTTCTGGGGCGTGAACTGACGTGGGGAGGCCGGCTCCGTCTGCTCCAGACCTCGGCCATGCACGAGCGCGGAGCGGCGCTTTTGCAACAAGTCGGCCTGCCGGTCGATCGCCTGGGCCAGCGGGTGGAATACCTCTCGCCGGGTGAAAAGCAATTGGTGGAGATCGCCCGCGCCCTGTCGCTTCAGGCCCGCGTCCTGATTATGGATGAACCGACTTCCAGCCTCACGCACAAGGAGACCGAGCGACTCTACGAGGTGATCCATTCCCTGAAACAGGCGGGGGTGTCCGTGCTGTACATTTCCCACCGGTTGGCGGAAGTCCAGCGGTGCGCGGACCGCGTGGTTGTGCTGCGCGATGGCCGAAACGCTGGGGAATTGCGGGGTGCGGACATCCAGCATGATCAAATGGTCCGCCTGATGGTGGGCCGGGACTTGAAGCAGTATTACCCGCGGCAGCACCGCCCTCCACGCAGCGGCCCAGTGGTTCTCCGGCTCGATCAATTCCGCTACCACGGGGGGCCGGATCACGCGGTCTCTTTGGAAGTGCGTGCCGGCGAAGTCCTCGGCATGGCGGGACTCGTCGGGGCGGGGCGCACGCAACTGGCGGAGGCCGTCTTTGGCATCCGGCCTTGGCGTTCCGGCCAGGTCTGGCTCAACGGGCAGCCTCTGCGCCTCCGCCATCCCAAGGATGCCATCGCGGCAGGCATCGCGTTGATCCCGGAAGACCGCCGCCATCATGGCCTGGTCCTAGAAGCGGCAGTCGGCTTCAATTTGAGTTTGCCCAACCTCGATCGCTTGAGCGGATTGTTGGGCATTCGCCGGCGTCAGGAGCGGCGCTGGCAGCGGGAGTGGATCGAGCGCCTGCGCATCCGCACTCCCTCGGCGGATCAGTGCACGGCTTTGCTCTCCGGCGGCAATCAGCAAAAGATCGTCTATGGCAAATGGCTGGCCCGGCAGCCCCGTGTCTTGATTCTGGACGAACCGACGCGCG
This Thermogemmata fonticola DNA region includes the following protein-coding sequences:
- the tsf gene encoding translation elongation factor Ts, whose translation is MSTPITPQLVKQLRDRTDQPMGLCKQALEQSGGDIDKAIEWLRAQNAKMGVKREGSETAEGRIGLFYDNTQRIAAIVEVRCETAPSAKSDPFIALVNDLARHIASSQAADVPTLLAERYDARGTVQDRLNDAMGVIREKMVIHRFARLQGGIYGGYVHFDGTVGTLVECQGSGPNDELLRDVAAHITAMNPPYRTPSDVPAEVIEKEKALIRAEIEADPKNAGKPANILDKIAEGKLKTRLAELVLSEQTMANAQKYPNLTVSAALKKAGLELTRFVRYKVGAISLV
- the aroB gene encoding 3-dehydroquinate synthase; this encodes MTPVPSGELAEDRVTVRLGPRSYDIVLGRGMTAQFGLFVRELLPQSQTALLVADEHTRKLAAPLTVPLGEAGFRTALAVIPAGEQSKSLEQLARLYDALYELKADRRTPVIAVGGGVVGDLAGFAAATYNRGLPLIMVPTTLLAMVDSSVGGKTAINHPRGKNLIGAFHQPKGVWIDTDHLATLPVREYRSGLAEVVKYGVIRDAELFEILECHAPALRNGHASILPSIIARCCRIKAEVVEQDEYEETGLRAILNYGHTFGHAFEIVGAADHWLHGEAVAAGMMCAVRLAQRLGYLEDDSLPSRQEQLLRAFDLPIRPLPHWDVEALLAAMQRDKKATAGRLRFVLPRCLGEVGLVDHVPLAEVRQILCDR
- a CDS encoding ComEC/Rec2 family competence protein: MARGGVWFFDPSSPEFPKRNAAWREFWRAPLVPVAGSATVGLLASRYLHVPPWVFWSAFAGGLILWWVARHGDRWRSRPPWGLWLAAAALAGVYHHLYREEYPADDIAAFATDTPQARRIRAWVLQEPVFRSAKASSLTHVQPLPTTSLLVRVASIETSAGWIPASGRARVTIEGHLEAIHAGDAVEIFGQLSLPPLPDNPGQTDWRGLYRDERITAVLRVRHSPATVTRWEAGRWQSWRGILGYLQQRGEAALRQHLAERQAGLAAALLLGETSALDHEEWDAYIRTGVVHVLAISGFHLTVLASWVWVLMRVAGWPSRSASLLVVGLVLFYTWLTGARPATVRAAAMMCAWCLAWGLRRPPWPANIFALAWLIVILVKPTDPFTIGCQISFLSVFVLIWAGGRWLAPRPPTPWERIRDLGRSPASRALRWCARKLAQLYLLSLLMTVALAPLLLYWKNVFSPAGVLLGPPVMFTSSLALISGFMTMLAAMLGDWAAYLPGRLTDFVLALTAWMVHQVDSWGQGVAYAPAPGILWLIGFYLILGVVVFAPSRRVVQGLAALLVWSLLGLIVTVQPRTSDELRVTFLAVGHGGCVVLETPDGRTLLYDVGSMSGPRIVSQIVAPYLWHRGIRRIDEVFLSHGDMDHFNGLPALLAYFSVGQVSWTPTFADRSTPGVQAVLEAIQRAGIATRVMAAGESLAAGDVQLHVLHPPPQGPIGTENTRSLTLLVQYAGQSIVLTGDLEGIGQEMVQRWLIPPVAVLMAPHHGGKTANAAGRTAQGELVPSPLGQWARPRLVVSCQRTNPTDHLRAAYPTAIIWDTGRCGAITVRVHTTGVTAEAFRTGEKIVVARPELPSVRRATPTPH
- a CDS encoding sugar ABC transporter ATP-binding protein, which gives rise to MSTPRLEVSGIRKQFPGVLALDGVSLQVAAGEVLAVVGENGAGKSTLMKIIAGLYPPDQGTIRLDGQPVHFANPAEAMAAGISLIHQELNLAENLSVQDNLFLGRELTWGGRLRLLQTSAMHERGAALLQQVGLPVDRLGQRVEYLSPGEKQLVEIARALSLQARVLIMDEPTSSLTHKETERLYEVIHSLKQAGVSVLYISHRLAEVQRCADRVVVLRDGRNAGELRGADIQHDQMVRLMVGRDLKQYYPRQHRPPRSGPVVLRLDQFRYHGGPDHAVSLEVRAGEVLGMAGLVGAGRTQLAEAVFGIRPWRSGQVWLNGQPLRLRHPKDAIAAGIALIPEDRRHHGLVLEAAVGFNLSLPNLDRLSGLLGIRRRQERRWQREWIERLRIRTPSADQCTALLSGGNQQKIVYGKWLARQPRVLILDEPTRGVDVGAKAEIYALMDELAGQGVALWMISSDMEELLGMSDRVVVMHEGRVAGELSREQLSEEAVMQLATGGMTATIPPIPRDAAAPSIAPGTPASS
- a CDS encoding substrate-binding domain-containing protein, whose amino-acid sequence is MGSLWRYCVFVSAALLLAVLPACHSRRADRITIGVVTNCVADFWRICEAGATKAAQDFDVDLQFREPEKAFDASVQMPIIEAWVKQGIHGIAVSVIDPKAQTEDLARIAKKVPLITMDNDAEGSGRLCYIGIDNYEAGKAVGRLVKKALPQGGTIAIFIGSTKSANGKARTQGVLDELAGEKDAVGEEMAHPHRPDLRVRRFGQFYLVDGEAKEDNNPNNAQPLASSVLARLKGLPHLCAVGLYAYNPPAILDAAKSRSMHKELVIIGFDEDWETLKAIAQGEILATVVQDPFQYGYQSVAALAAYARGDSSKLVKEPIPYRVVTKDGGPDETITTPQGTLTIKNLPVQDFEARLRADIASVKK
- the rpsB gene encoding 30S ribosomal protein S2, translated to MTTALSTIVDVKALLDAGVHYGHRASRWNPKMRPYIYGKRNGIHIIDLRETARGLLRAYKYLVRVVSHGGVVLFVGTKRQAKEIIEREAQRCGMPYVSERWLGGTLTNNRTIRARVKRLQELEAMWLPAGVNPNKEDLNAYIEKMMTETGKLDPAKAPESADIRTHSKKMIAQLSRELLKIRRNLKGIRDMVKLPEALVIVDPKKEHNAVREARRMGIPTIALIDTDSDPDEVDLPIPGNDDSIRSIEIIISKLADACLEGAAALPPEQRAMIKPRPSRASSVVPASATTSGNGNHSTRDAASEAATATHSASAPTA
- a CDS encoding tetratricopeptide repeat protein, whose amino-acid sequence is MKRTPRMEQLEDLLRQDPDDPFLRYGLALEYASVGDDDTCARMLLELIARPAGPPYIPAYLQAGQVLIRLERYEEAREVLRQGIEAAQAAGDPHAAGEMQGFLDSIT
- a CDS encoding HisA/HisF-related TIM barrel protein — protein: MIAPGRLIPVMDIRRGEVVHARAGDRQSYRTLRSPLIGQTLRHTALQLLQTAGSTRLYVADLDALLGEAPSEAVTQLLHELPECEILLDRGRQLSRELPPNVRPVLPLEAGWSAEEHAMLLPRWQARRPLFSLDLRQGRLADGYQRWDVSGPEAVLALVDRVRAVGYPGLVVIDVARVGTESGVEGICALVRSIRQRWPEVEIVAGGGVRNPRDGQGLIAAGADAILVATALHRGRWNGSDTAITGFG
- the rpsT gene encoding 30S ribosomal protein S20, with the translated sequence MPHTQSAWKRMRQNERRRRRNRAWYKRIKKQRRAAAEAIATKDSQQIQEQWRLTQQLLDRAADKGYIHPNKAARLKSRLIRKIRAAQKASASTGQS